A region from the Micrococcus cohnii genome encodes:
- a CDS encoding ArsR/SmtB family transcription factor → MTMKEVEHAHATYDTPHLNAAVGVFALLANLVSVKMILAIRDIEVSANHLADIVDLPVDQTSHELHRLESAGIVSRQRRESRDFYLLNGVHAGALAEAAIFHAEHQQQERTRAGSPTSNLRPN, encoded by the coding sequence ATGACTATGAAAGAGGTTGAGCACGCGCACGCCACGTATGACACACCGCATCTGAATGCGGCGGTCGGAGTCTTCGCGTTGCTGGCGAATCTGGTGAGTGTGAAGATGATCCTCGCCATTCGCGACATCGAGGTCTCTGCCAATCATCTGGCGGACATCGTCGACCTTCCCGTCGACCAGACCTCCCACGAGCTTCACCGCCTGGAGTCGGCCGGGATCGTGAGTCGGCAGCGACGCGAGTCCCGCGACTTCTACCTATTGAACGGTGTGCATGCCGGGGCGCTGGCTGAGGCTGCGATCTTCCATGCCGAACATCAGCAGCAGGAACGCACTCGTGCAGGTTCTCCCACCTCGAACTTGCGACCGAACTGA
- a CDS encoding helix-turn-helix transcriptional regulator encodes MDSPSARSLRLLALLQTGHRWTVADLSRRLEVAPRTVRRDVARLRMLGYDIQSHPGPGGAYVLAPSIKIPPLLLDADEVCALVTGLLILEAGLADDSATTVRAKLERLLPPSLRQRAVAAAAATQVLTATHAVDWPALGMIADTIAVGQHLGFAYTDQHGHASNRIVQPYRKVLRHGIWYLVAYDTQREDWRLFRIDRVHEPEPRTPAPGYEAHPFPDESIHRWLITDFGRAAQHVN; translated from the coding sequence ATGGACAGTCCCTCGGCACGCTCGCTACGCCTGTTGGCGCTGCTGCAAACGGGACATCGGTGGACCGTGGCTGACCTGAGCCGCCGACTCGAGGTGGCACCCCGGACGGTTCGCCGTGATGTCGCCCGGCTGCGGATGCTGGGCTACGACATTCAGTCCCACCCGGGCCCCGGCGGGGCATACGTTCTTGCCCCGAGCATCAAGATCCCACCGCTTCTCCTGGACGCCGACGAGGTCTGCGCGCTTGTCACGGGGCTCCTCATCCTTGAAGCAGGCCTCGCAGACGACAGCGCAACTACCGTGAGAGCCAAGCTTGAGCGACTTCTGCCTCCCAGCCTGCGTCAACGAGCCGTCGCCGCTGCCGCGGCCACCCAGGTCCTCACCGCCACGCACGCGGTCGATTGGCCCGCCCTAGGGATGATCGCGGACACCATCGCGGTTGGACAGCATCTGGGCTTCGCATACACCGACCAACACGGTCACGCGAGCAACCGGATCGTTCAGCCGTACCGCAAGGTCCTGCGCCACGGCATCTGGTACCTCGTCGCCTACGACACGCAACGTGAGGACTGGCGTCTGTTCCGCATCGACCGCGTCCACGAACCTGAGCCCCGAACGCCAGCACCGGGATACGAGGCCCACCCCTTCCCTGACGAGTCCATCCACCGCTGGCTCATCACCGACTTCGGACGCGCCGCACAACACGTCAACTAA
- a CDS encoding NUDIX hydrolase — protein MADHSFALVAASYVLLLRGPEVLLQRRQKTGYMDGFWVAGAAGHVEPGETARHAAIREAREELGVNIASAGLELVTVMQRTDGVGLTREQRVDWFWTCKEWMGEPRICEPEKTSDLRWFPLTDLPDLVPAYERIVLAGLRDRSLPMDTAYGFTN, from the coding sequence ATGGCTGACCATTCCTTCGCGCTCGTGGCGGCGTCCTACGTCCTCCTGCTTCGGGGGCCCGAGGTGCTCCTGCAACGTCGCCAGAAGACCGGGTACATGGACGGGTTCTGGGTTGCGGGTGCAGCTGGCCACGTCGAGCCGGGGGAGACGGCCCGGCATGCCGCGATCCGGGAAGCACGGGAGGAGCTAGGCGTGAACATTGCCTCCGCTGGCCTCGAGCTGGTCACGGTCATGCAGCGCACGGACGGCGTCGGGTTGACGCGTGAGCAGCGTGTGGACTGGTTCTGGACCTGCAAAGAGTGGATGGGGGAGCCGCGGATCTGCGAGCCGGAGAAGACCTCCGATCTGAGATGGTTCCCGCTCACCGACCTGCCCGATCTTGTGCCGGCCTATGAACGGATCGTCCTTGCAGGCCTTCGCGACCGCTCGCTCCCGATGGACACGGCTTACGGGTTCACGAACTGA
- a CDS encoding cation diffusion facilitator family transporter: MGAGHNHGPAASETGHPGDFRKKLWIAFSITATIVVAQAMGSVITGSLALLTDTAHAITDASGLLVALIAATLMLKPANSKRTWGFRRIEVIAALGQSALLLAVGTYAAIEGIRRLFEPPEVPASELLIFGIIGLVANIIAITILASSRGSNFNMRAAFLEVLNDALGSLGVIIAAIVIATTGFMQADAIAGLLIAALIVPRAFKLMRETTGVLMEFTPKGLDLDKVRSHILELDHVKDVHDLHASTVATGLPILTAHVVVEDECFTDGRAAQTLHEIKDCVAGHFEVSIHHSTFQIETEHIAEHEPEISKHD; this comes from the coding sequence ATGGGCGCAGGACACAATCACGGCCCCGCCGCCAGCGAGACCGGTCACCCCGGAGATTTCCGCAAGAAACTCTGGATCGCATTCTCGATCACCGCGACGATCGTCGTTGCCCAGGCCATGGGCTCGGTCATCACCGGCAGCCTCGCATTGCTGACCGACACCGCCCATGCCATTACCGATGCGTCCGGCCTGCTGGTCGCACTGATCGCCGCGACGCTGATGCTCAAGCCCGCCAACTCCAAGCGCACCTGGGGGTTCCGGCGTATTGAAGTGATCGCAGCCCTCGGACAGTCGGCACTGCTGCTGGCGGTGGGCACCTACGCCGCCATCGAAGGCATCCGGCGACTGTTCGAGCCGCCGGAGGTGCCCGCAAGCGAACTGCTGATATTCGGCATCATCGGCCTGGTCGCGAACATCATCGCCATCACCATCCTCGCCTCCAGCCGCGGCTCGAACTTCAACATGCGTGCCGCGTTCCTCGAAGTTCTCAATGATGCCCTCGGGTCGCTCGGAGTGATCATCGCGGCGATCGTCATCGCCACGACCGGGTTCATGCAGGCCGATGCCATCGCCGGACTGCTTATCGCCGCATTGATCGTGCCTCGCGCGTTCAAGCTCATGCGCGAGACCACTGGCGTCCTTATGGAGTTCACTCCCAAGGGCCTCGACCTCGACAAGGTGCGTTCGCACATCCTCGAACTTGACCATGTCAAAGATGTCCATGACCTGCACGCCTCCACTGTGGCGACCGGCCTGCCGATCCTGACCGCCCACGTCGTCGTCGAGGACGAGTGTTTCACCGACGGTCGTGCCGCGCAGACGCTCCACGAGATCAAAGATTGCGTCGCAGGACACTTCGAGGTCTCCATCCATCACTCGACCTTCCAGATCGAGACCGAGCACATTGCCGAACATGAACCGGAAATCAGCAAGCACGACTGA
- a CDS encoding heavy metal translocating P-type ATPase translates to MTDPNSQQHHGHETDTPAHGEHHHGSVSAHASADAHGTREGQHTGHQGHAMDHGQHSGHTGLDEHGGHDEHAQHGGYGDHSGHGGHGDHVGQFRRLFWINLVIAIPAVALSPMFAMLLGYEVPGWAGWVAAALGTVMYVWGGRPFLTGAVSELKSRKPGMMLLIALAITVAFFASWAATLGLVHHELEFWWELALLIVIMLLGHWIEMRSLAQTTSALDSLAALLPDEAERVEGENVVKVAPADLDVGDVVLVRPGGSVPADGTIVDGRAEMDESMITGESRPVSRGEGQTVTAGTVATDSGLRVEITATGDDTALAGINRLVAEAQNSSSRAQRIADKAAAWLFWFALGAALVTAVVWTLIGMPDEAVVRTITVLVIACPHALGLAIPLVVSIATERAARGGVLVKDRLALESMRQVDAVLFDKTGTLTKGEPTVTGVEPTGELDADQVLALAASAEADSEHPLAKAIVTAAKDKGFALQQASGFSSSPAVGVTATVSGQEVRVGGPRLLEETGQHEVGTAEAWRSEGAIILHVLRGGQVVGGLRLADEVRPESRYAVDALHALGVEVVMITGDAEAVANEVGKELGIDRVFAGVRPEDKSAKVSQLQEEGKRVAMVGDGVNDAPALAQADVGIAIGAGTDVAIASAGVILASSDPRSVLSIIQLSRRAYGKMKQNLWWAAGYNLLSVPLAAGILAPVGLVLPMSIGAILMSASTVVVALNAQLLRRIDLTPEASTRSVLERQK, encoded by the coding sequence ATGACGGACCCGAACTCACAACAGCATCACGGTCACGAAACCGATACACCCGCCCACGGCGAGCATCACCACGGGTCTGTGTCCGCGCACGCCTCGGCGGATGCGCACGGCACGCGCGAGGGTCAGCACACCGGGCATCAGGGCCACGCCATGGACCACGGGCAGCACTCAGGCCACACGGGCCTCGACGAGCACGGCGGCCACGATGAGCATGCCCAGCACGGTGGGTACGGAGATCACAGCGGCCATGGCGGGCACGGGGACCACGTTGGCCAGTTCCGCCGACTGTTTTGGATCAACCTCGTCATCGCCATCCCCGCGGTCGCCCTCTCACCGATGTTCGCCATGCTGCTGGGCTACGAGGTCCCCGGCTGGGCGGGCTGGGTCGCCGCGGCACTGGGCACCGTCATGTACGTCTGGGGCGGCAGGCCCTTCCTCACCGGTGCCGTCAGCGAGTTGAAGTCCCGCAAGCCCGGGATGATGCTGCTCATCGCTCTGGCGATCACGGTGGCCTTCTTCGCTTCCTGGGCCGCCACGCTCGGGCTCGTCCATCATGAGCTCGAATTCTGGTGGGAACTGGCGCTGCTGATCGTAATCATGCTGCTGGGCCATTGGATCGAGATGCGCTCCCTGGCCCAGACCACCTCGGCGCTCGACTCGTTGGCGGCACTGCTGCCAGACGAGGCCGAGCGCGTCGAGGGCGAGAACGTCGTCAAGGTGGCCCCAGCCGACCTCGACGTGGGCGACGTGGTCCTCGTGCGCCCCGGCGGCAGCGTCCCGGCTGACGGAACCATCGTCGACGGCCGCGCCGAGATGGACGAGTCCATGATCACCGGCGAGTCCCGCCCGGTCTCTCGCGGCGAGGGCCAGACCGTCACCGCCGGCACCGTCGCCACCGACTCCGGCCTGCGGGTGGAGATCACCGCCACCGGTGACGACACCGCCCTGGCCGGCATCAACCGGCTCGTCGCCGAGGCGCAGAACTCATCCTCCCGCGCCCAGCGGATCGCCGACAAGGCCGCGGCCTGGCTGTTCTGGTTCGCTCTTGGCGCGGCGCTGGTCACTGCGGTCGTCTGGACGCTCATCGGCATGCCCGACGAGGCCGTCGTGCGCACCATCACCGTGCTCGTCATCGCCTGCCCCCACGCCCTCGGCCTGGCGATCCCGCTGGTCGTCTCCATCGCCACCGAGCGAGCCGCCCGCGGCGGCGTCCTAGTGAAGGACCGCCTGGCGCTGGAGTCCATGCGGCAGGTCGACGCGGTCCTGTTCGACAAGACCGGCACGCTGACCAAGGGCGAGCCCACCGTCACCGGCGTCGAGCCGACCGGCGAACTCGACGCCGACCAGGTCCTCGCCCTCGCTGCCTCGGCCGAGGCCGACAGCGAGCACCCGCTCGCCAAGGCCATCGTCACCGCCGCCAAGGACAAGGGTTTTGCCCTCCAGCAGGCCAGCGGCTTCTCATCCTCGCCCGCCGTCGGCGTCACTGCGACCGTCTCCGGCCAGGAGGTCCGCGTCGGCGGGCCCCGGCTGCTCGAGGAGACCGGTCAGCACGAGGTCGGCACGGCCGAGGCATGGCGCTCCGAGGGCGCGATCATTCTGCACGTTCTCCGCGGCGGCCAGGTGGTCGGCGGGCTGAGGCTCGCCGACGAGGTCCGGCCAGAATCCCGCTACGCCGTCGACGCCCTCCACGCCCTCGGCGTCGAGGTCGTCATGATCACCGGCGATGCCGAGGCGGTCGCGAACGAGGTCGGCAAGGAGCTCGGCATCGACCGCGTCTTCGCCGGCGTGCGCCCGGAGGACAAGTCCGCGAAGGTCTCCCAGCTGCAGGAAGAGGGCAAGAGGGTCGCGATGGTCGGCGACGGCGTCAACGACGCCCCGGCTCTGGCGCAGGCCGATGTCGGCATCGCGATCGGCGCTGGCACCGATGTCGCCATCGCCTCGGCCGGGGTGATCCTGGCCAGTTCCGACCCACGCAGCGTGCTCTCGATCATCCAGCTGTCGCGACGCGCATACGGCAAGATGAAGCAGAACCTGTGGTGGGCCGCCGGCTACAACCTTCTTTCGGTGCCGTTGGCGGCCGGTATCCTCGCACCGGTGGGACTCGTCCTGCCAATGTCGATCGGCGCGATCCTGATGTCAGCCTCCACCGTGGTTGTCGCGCTCAACGCCCAGCTGCTGCGGCGCATCGACCTTACACCCGAAGCTAGCACGCGTTCCGTCCTGGAGCGCCAGAAGTAA
- a CDS encoding carboxymuconolactone decarboxylase family protein, with product MPRFSRLTPETAVGASRDLLGDLVERHGQVGDMVSTMAHSPAVLGGYLDLSKAMRRAKLDRKVSELVSIAVQSKQGCGMCLASHISAARSLGVSDDEIALAQQGTAMTSPVAAMIALGLQVYREPTSITDEQIDELRGYGYSDREISDVVGVVSLNILTGAFNLVAGLTPGD from the coding sequence ATGCCCCGTTTTTCCCGATTAACCCCTGAGACCGCAGTGGGGGCCTCACGAGACTTGCTCGGCGATCTCGTCGAGCGGCACGGCCAGGTCGGAGACATGGTCTCGACGATGGCGCACTCCCCGGCGGTGCTCGGCGGTTATCTCGACCTGAGCAAAGCCATGCGTCGCGCCAAGCTCGACCGTAAAGTCAGCGAGCTCGTTTCGATCGCCGTGCAGTCGAAGCAGGGATGCGGAATGTGCCTGGCCTCGCACATCAGCGCGGCACGATCGCTCGGGGTCAGCGATGACGAGATCGCACTCGCCCAGCAGGGTACGGCGATGACCAGCCCGGTCGCGGCGATGATCGCGCTCGGCCTCCAGGTCTACCGTGAGCCTACGTCGATCACCGACGAGCAGATTGACGAGCTTCGGGGATACGGGTACAGCGACCGTGAGATCTCTGATGTCGTCGGGGTCGTGTCGCTGAACATTCTCACCGGCGCCTTCAACCTGGTTGCTGGCCTCACGCCGGGCGACTGA
- the fdxA gene encoding ferredoxin, with amino-acid sequence MTYVIALPCVDVKDRACIDECPVDCIYEGERSLYIHPDECVDCGACEPVCPVEAIYYEDDLPDEWSDYSKANVEFFDELGSPGGAAKTGPTGFDHPLIAALPIQHEQTL; translated from the coding sequence ATGACCTACGTGATCGCGCTTCCCTGCGTGGACGTCAAGGACCGCGCCTGCATCGACGAATGTCCTGTCGACTGCATCTACGAGGGCGAACGCTCGCTCTACATCCACCCCGACGAATGCGTCGACTGCGGAGCCTGCGAACCGGTCTGCCCCGTCGAGGCCATCTACTACGAAGACGACCTGCCCGACGAATGGTCTGACTACTCCAAGGCCAACGTCGAGTTCTTCGACGAGTTGGGTTCTCCCGGAGGAGCCGCGAAGACCGGACCGACGGGCTTCGACCATCCCCTCATCGCCGCATTGCCCATCCAACACGAGCAGACCCTCTGA
- a CDS encoding RNA-binding domain-containing protein produces the protein MPELDITRAPRGVLAAQGLVAAVAEQGDMAERHYLELKSTLDLSTKKDKEKIAKFILGAANRMPDVAAAAFEGYGVMIIGVAQGAITGIPAVEMMEISKVIQRYVGAAGPRWDIVWVPVEGSTNQVLVIIVDPPKLGQAPFPCRASGDSLTDGRIYIRADGETREANSEELDLLIQRGSAGAQVEVDFAVEVLGEIASVTVDEESAVDEYLSKMRARLIDAMPRPEPRSTDAASLRAGLAGLSAYKAALDGLSPVVNALMEPEQRSEEEYLESIDRWESRFRAAWKAALPKIAASQLRPAIVRITNRTTTFFHDVEVNIHLEGDIFAFDYSEPEWADDFSDLELPYPPRKWGPTQRSLDIPNYANLGQLYTPSATQYAPPSISYKNGGSVDLNLDVGELRPRRAYESEDEEIVLVVADRSLTSIRGTWELTARDHNDVYTGEIDVAVAGNRDLTAVARQILALEEAVE, from the coding sequence ATGCCTGAGCTGGACATCACTCGCGCGCCGCGAGGCGTTCTGGCGGCACAGGGGCTTGTCGCTGCTGTCGCAGAGCAAGGTGATATGGCCGAGCGTCACTACCTCGAGCTCAAGAGCACGCTTGATCTTTCGACGAAGAAGGACAAGGAGAAGATTGCCAAGTTCATCCTCGGCGCGGCAAATCGTATGCCGGACGTGGCAGCCGCGGCTTTCGAGGGGTACGGCGTCATGATCATCGGTGTGGCACAGGGTGCTATCACCGGCATCCCGGCCGTCGAGATGATGGAGATCTCGAAGGTGATCCAGAGGTACGTCGGCGCAGCCGGCCCTCGCTGGGACATCGTGTGGGTGCCGGTAGAGGGATCGACAAACCAAGTGCTTGTGATCATCGTGGATCCGCCAAAGCTTGGACAGGCACCCTTCCCTTGCCGCGCGAGTGGTGACTCGCTCACAGACGGCCGCATCTACATACGCGCTGATGGCGAGACGCGGGAGGCGAACTCTGAGGAGCTCGATCTTCTGATTCAGCGTGGCTCAGCAGGAGCACAAGTCGAAGTTGACTTCGCAGTTGAGGTACTCGGTGAGATTGCGTCCGTAACTGTTGACGAGGAAAGCGCCGTCGACGAGTACCTGAGCAAAATGCGTGCGCGTCTCATCGATGCGATGCCGAGACCTGAACCGCGATCGACGGATGCGGCTTCTCTGAGAGCGGGTCTCGCTGGACTATCTGCGTACAAGGCCGCGCTCGATGGCTTGTCACCAGTAGTGAATGCCCTGATGGAACCTGAGCAACGTTCCGAGGAGGAGTACCTCGAGTCGATCGACCGTTGGGAGTCGAGGTTCCGTGCGGCATGGAAAGCGGCGCTCCCCAAGATCGCAGCAAGCCAGCTTCGCCCAGCCATCGTCCGGATCACGAACCGAACGACGACGTTCTTCCACGATGTCGAGGTGAACATTCATCTCGAAGGGGACATCTTTGCGTTCGACTACAGCGAACCCGAGTGGGCGGACGACTTCTCGGACCTCGAGCTGCCTTATCCGCCGCGCAAGTGGGGGCCGACGCAGCGCTCACTTGACATCCCAAACTACGCGAACTTGGGCCAGCTCTACACACCGAGTGCGACGCAATACGCCCCGCCCTCGATTAGCTACAAGAACGGCGGCTCGGTCGACCTCAACCTGGATGTGGGCGAGCTACGGCCGCGCAGAGCATATGAGTCCGAAGATGAGGAGATCGTGCTGGTTGTCGCCGATCGTTCGCTTACGTCGATTCGCGGCACCTGGGAGCTCACCGCTCGCGACCACAACGATGTTTACACAGGAGAGATCGACGTGGCCGTGGCGGGGAATCGCGACTTGACGGCTGTCGCACGTCAGATCTTGGCTCTGGAGGAGGCTGTCGAGTGA
- a CDS encoding LysR substrate-binding domain-containing protein yields the protein MAVTPCLCSRNGSAGTLSSSNTVARRTRSGRCATGAIDAALIRSSPPKRAIGPGLERLPLFTERLVVSVTSSDSRARQESVTLADLADGPVAVCATAPTATGELWSTTAHMPRTISVANTGEWLTRIAVGDAIGITAEATTHNHRAPEVVYLPIEDAPPVTVALTWPGQRRSHPQVGVVATCAQDYFTRLIDIGSPPRLLSTGADGQLA from the coding sequence TTGGCCGTCACACCTTGCCTCTGTTCCAGGAATGGAAGCGCGGGCACGCTGAGCTCATCGAATACAGTCGCCCGACGGACCCGATCTGGGCGCTGCGCGACGGGGGCGATCGATGCCGCACTCATCCGCTCTTCTCCACCCAAACGTGCCATTGGTCCGGGTTTGGAGCGGTTACCGCTGTTCACCGAACGCCTGGTTGTATCGGTGACGAGCAGCGACTCCCGTGCCCGGCAGGAGTCGGTGACCCTAGCCGATCTCGCTGACGGGCCGGTGGCGGTCTGCGCGACCGCTCCGACGGCCACCGGGGAGCTGTGGAGTACGACTGCTCACATGCCGCGCACGATCTCGGTGGCGAACACGGGCGAGTGGTTAACCCGCATCGCTGTCGGCGACGCCATCGGCATCACTGCAGAGGCGACAACGCACAATCACCGCGCGCCGGAGGTGGTCTATCTGCCCATCGAGGATGCCCCACCGGTGACCGTGGCGCTGACCTGGCCAGGGCAGAGGAGGAGCCACCCGCAGGTGGGGGTCGTCGCCACCTGCGCACAGGACTACTTCACCCGACTCATCGACATCGGCTCCCCACCCCGCCTGCTCTCCACCGGGGCCGATGGTCAGCTGGCGTAG
- a CDS encoding ArsR/SmtB family transcription factor → MIQEKGATLDEVATVAYAHLFQAFAEPTRLAIVQHLASGEHRVRDLVEHMGLAQSTVSKHVGFLVECGLATMRPEGRSTWYSLAQSELLRTLIAAAERLLDATGTQALLCTHLRLPHTHHASDTDKK, encoded by the coding sequence ATGATTCAAGAGAAGGGGGCAACCCTCGACGAAGTGGCGACGGTAGCGTACGCCCACCTGTTCCAGGCATTTGCGGAGCCGACGAGGTTAGCGATCGTGCAGCACCTCGCCTCCGGGGAGCACCGGGTCCGGGACCTGGTCGAGCACATGGGCCTGGCCCAGTCCACGGTGAGCAAGCATGTCGGCTTCCTCGTCGAGTGCGGCCTGGCGACGATGCGCCCGGAAGGGCGCTCCACCTGGTACTCGCTGGCACAGTCCGAGCTCCTGCGTACCCTCATCGCCGCTGCCGAACGCCTCCTCGATGCCACCGGCACGCAGGCCCTGCTCTGCACGCACCTGCGACTCCCACATACCCACCACGCGTCAGATACGGACAAGAAGTAG
- a CDS encoding YdhK family protein codes for MQRRLRTGLAAGALGVALVLAGCASGADDNQQTDPSATEEHQGHGGNNAESGDEEMEHPMDGGPAPEGIAEASEPTYPVGTEVQLTADHMEGMEGATATISGAFDTYTYSVNYTPAGGGDPVTDHKWVVQEEIEDAGDARLADGTEVTLLAEHMEGMEGVKAIIASSTDETVYMVDYETDGMKMTNHKWVVESEIQPAS; via the coding sequence ATGCAGAGGAGACTGCGAACAGGACTGGCAGCGGGAGCCCTCGGAGTGGCGCTCGTGCTCGCCGGTTGCGCCAGCGGAGCAGACGACAACCAGCAGACCGACCCCTCGGCTACTGAGGAGCATCAGGGCCACGGCGGCAACAACGCAGAAAGCGGTGATGAAGAGATGGAGCACCCGATGGACGGCGGACCGGCACCCGAGGGTATCGCCGAAGCCAGTGAGCCCACCTACCCTGTCGGTACCGAGGTGCAGCTCACGGCCGACCACATGGAAGGCATGGAAGGGGCTACAGCAACGATTTCCGGCGCATTCGACACGTACACGTACTCCGTGAACTACACGCCCGCAGGTGGCGGCGACCCCGTCACTGATCACAAGTGGGTCGTGCAGGAAGAAATTGAGGATGCCGGCGACGCGCGCCTGGCCGACGGCACAGAGGTGACTCTGCTCGCCGAGCACATGGAAGGCATGGAAGGCGTAAAGGCCATCATTGCTTCGTCCACCGATGAGACGGTCTACATGGTCGACTACGAGACGGACGGCATGAAGATGACGAACCACAAGTGGGTCGTCGAGAGCGAGATCCAACCAGCGTCCTGA
- a CDS encoding NAD(P)H-binding protein, which produces MTTPTGNVGTHLTGMMIRAGVRPLLLARTPSKIPIDLLTHVDVVEADSTDPEQVVKATRGVDAIYWVDPSTASADPLADYVRATQAIVAAVEANTIARVVFQSSVGAEKRHGVGEIDGLAATEVALDRLAADVTHLRCGYFFTNLLLSMEDVRQGRLRTVLPLDHRFSWVSPRDIAEVAALTLLNPSWHGHRVQAVHGPQDLSWNDVAALLTDLTGRHVQAEQISDDLMRQQYLTAGMPPGMADAVLGMSTGLRDDFHPEQLRTATSTTPTSLAGWMQEKLIPAL; this is translated from the coding sequence GTGACCACCCCGACAGGAAATGTCGGCACCCACCTGACCGGCATGATGATCCGTGCCGGTGTGCGGCCACTGCTTCTGGCCCGCACCCCATCCAAGATCCCCATCGATCTCCTCACACACGTCGACGTCGTGGAAGCTGACTCCACTGACCCCGAGCAGGTCGTGAAGGCCACCCGCGGGGTAGATGCCATCTACTGGGTCGACCCGAGCACCGCATCGGCTGATCCGCTGGCTGACTACGTCAGGGCGACGCAGGCCATCGTCGCCGCGGTCGAGGCGAATACCATTGCTCGGGTCGTGTTCCAGAGCAGCGTCGGTGCGGAGAAGCGGCATGGGGTCGGTGAGATCGACGGCCTCGCCGCCACCGAGGTCGCCCTCGACCGCCTGGCCGCGGACGTGACGCACCTGCGTTGCGGCTACTTCTTCACCAACCTGCTGCTGAGCATGGAGGATGTGCGCCAGGGACGGTTGCGGACGGTCCTGCCTCTGGACCATCGGTTCAGCTGGGTCTCGCCGCGCGACATCGCCGAGGTTGCCGCGCTGACACTGCTGAACCCGTCGTGGCATGGACATCGGGTACAGGCGGTCCATGGCCCGCAGGATCTGTCGTGGAACGACGTGGCCGCGCTTCTCACCGACCTGACCGGGCGGCATGTCCAGGCAGAGCAGATCAGCGATGACCTGATGCGCCAGCAATACCTCACGGCCGGCATGCCCCCGGGAATGGCCGACGCCGTGTTGGGCATGAGCACTGGACTGCGCGACGACTTCCACCCGGAACAACTGCGCACAGCAACCAGCACGACTCCAACGAGCCTTGCTGGCTGGATGCAAGAGAAACTGATCCCCGCCTTGTGA
- a CDS encoding metal-sensitive transcriptional regulator: MSVDNDSHQHGYISDKERYLGRMKRIEGQARGIAKMIDEEKYCIDILTQVSALTRALQGVATGLLDDHLKHCVLDAAKLSDEAAVEKIQEATDAINRLVRS; this comes from the coding sequence ATGTCTGTCGATAACGATTCCCACCAGCACGGCTACATCAGCGACAAGGAGCGCTATCTCGGCCGCATGAAGCGCATCGAAGGACAGGCGCGTGGGATCGCGAAGATGATCGATGAGGAGAAGTACTGCATCGACATCCTCACCCAGGTCTCCGCCCTGACCCGTGCCCTCCAGGGGGTCGCGACTGGTCTGCTCGACGACCATCTCAAGCACTGCGTGCTTGATGCCGCCAAGCTCAGCGACGAGGCGGCCGTCGAGAAGATCCAGGAAGCCACCGACGCCATCAACCGGCTCGTTCGCTCCTGA